A single Methylobacterium sp. 17Sr1-1 DNA region contains:
- the phnD gene encoding phosphonate ABC transporter substrate-binding protein: MLNRRTLVGAAALLLAAGPALAQDWKAKYPELTLGVIPAENASGTVDRWTPLTAYLTKALGVPVKLRVANDYAAVIEGQRAGNIQIGFYGPASFARAVITGVKIEPVVNQKHETGVSGYYSVIYVRADSPYKTIEDLKGKSLALVDPNSTSGNQAPRFFLHKAGHDVDKLFGKTFYAGSHENAVLALAQGTADAAANFWNSDTDSNLSRMLTKGMVKNADGTPMKQSDFRIVFKSEFLPEGPFAVLSSLPDDLKTAIRQAFVDLPTKDKAAFDKLSDGKDLDLTPVTLKDYQPIIEMLRHNDEQRKRS; encoded by the coding sequence ATGCTGAACCGTCGCACCCTCGTGGGCGCCGCCGCGCTGCTGCTCGCCGCCGGCCCGGCCCTGGCGCAGGACTGGAAGGCCAAGTATCCCGAGCTGACGCTGGGCGTCATCCCGGCCGAGAACGCCTCCGGCACCGTCGACCGCTGGACGCCGCTCACCGCCTACCTCACCAAGGCGCTCGGCGTTCCGGTGAAGCTGCGGGTCGCCAACGACTACGCCGCGGTGATCGAGGGCCAGCGCGCCGGCAACATCCAGATCGGCTTCTACGGCCCGGCCTCCTTCGCCCGCGCCGTCATCACCGGCGTGAAGATCGAGCCGGTGGTCAACCAGAAGCACGAGACCGGCGTGTCGGGCTACTACTCGGTGATCTACGTGCGTGCCGACAGCCCGTACAAGACGATCGAGGACTTGAAGGGCAAGAGCCTCGCCCTGGTCGATCCGAACTCGACCTCCGGCAACCAGGCCCCGCGCTTCTTCCTGCACAAGGCCGGTCACGACGTCGACAAGCTCTTCGGAAAGACCTTCTACGCCGGCAGCCACGAGAACGCCGTCCTGGCGCTCGCCCAGGGCACCGCGGACGCCGCCGCCAACTTCTGGAACTCCGACACCGACAGCAACCTGTCCCGCATGCTGACCAAGGGCATGGTGAAGAACGCCGACGGCACGCCGATGAAGCAGTCGGACTTCCGCATCGTCTTCAAGTCCGAGTTCCTGCCCGAGGGCCCGTTCGCGGTGCTCTCGAGCCTGCCCGACGACCTGAAGACGGCGATCCGTCAGGCCTTTGTCGATCTGCCGACCAAGGACAAGGCCGCCTTCGACAAGCTCTCGGACGGCAAGGATCTCGATCTCACCCCGGTGACGCTGAAGGACTACCAGCCGATCATCGAGATGCTTCGCCACAACGACGAGCAGCGCAAGCGGTCGTGA
- the phnC gene encoding phosphonate ABC transporter ATP-binding protein yields the protein MLVVENLTRQYRTRRAVDGVGLAIERGSFVGVIGRSGAGKSTLLRMINRLADPTAGRILYDGTDVTALRGRALRAWRARCAMIFQQFNLVGRLDVMTNVLMGRLDQVPAHRSLLKLWREEDKALALAALENFDMGGFAANRADQLSGGQQQRVAIARALVQEPEIILADEPVASLDPRNTRLVMDALADANRRYGITVLCNLHSLDLARAYCDRLIGLSAGRVVFDGRGFDLTEDVARTLYGLEAGEVMDRGEPEPGRFAAPIPVRHAEALSA from the coding sequence GCCAATACAGGACGCGCCGGGCCGTGGATGGCGTCGGCCTCGCCATCGAGCGCGGCAGCTTCGTCGGCGTGATCGGGCGCTCGGGCGCCGGCAAGTCGACCCTGCTGCGGATGATCAACCGCCTCGCCGATCCGACGGCGGGGCGCATCCTCTACGACGGCACCGACGTCACCGCCCTGCGCGGCAGGGCCTTGCGCGCCTGGCGCGCCCGCTGCGCGATGATCTTCCAGCAGTTCAACCTCGTCGGACGGCTCGACGTGATGACGAACGTGCTGATGGGCCGGCTCGACCAGGTCCCGGCGCACCGCTCGCTCCTCAAGCTGTGGCGCGAGGAGGACAAGGCGCTGGCGCTGGCCGCGCTGGAAAACTTCGACATGGGGGGCTTCGCCGCCAACCGGGCCGACCAGCTCTCGGGCGGCCAGCAGCAGCGGGTCGCCATCGCCCGCGCCCTGGTGCAGGAGCCGGAGATCATCCTGGCCGACGAGCCGGTGGCCTCCCTCGATCCGCGCAACACCCGCCTGGTGATGGACGCGCTCGCCGACGCCAACCGGCGCTACGGCATCACGGTGCTCTGCAACCTGCACTCCCTCGACCTCGCCCGCGCCTATTGCGACCGGCTGATCGGCCTCTCGGCCGGCCGGGTGGTGTTCGACGGCCGCGGCTTCGACCTCACCGAGGACGTCGCCCGCACCCTCTACGGGCTCGAGGCCGGCGAGGTGATGGACCGGGGCGAGCCCGAGCCCGGGCGCTTCGCGGCCCCGATCCCGGTCCGCCACGCCGAGGCGCTGAGCGCCTGA